From a region of the Pseudodesulfovibrio senegalensis genome:
- a CDS encoding substrate-binding periplasmic protein: MTHCTASVRAGYTRACTTLLISALLTLLFMALPGQAQEPQKLVRIATLDNYYPYCFRIPGSRPRPTERLEPGAESDQLAGFSWDMVRTCLHNEGYTIELHVAPWARVEHYVRNNMADIMFPSLITPARRTAFAFSRGSTDTVNIVMYANAPMTPVPKTMDAFAGKKIGVMRDWSFGPMWEKTHTAVRHPVDSILHAFQMLAKKRVDAVIGYEKCFDNTLSETGNANTFWKSPSFETLHGYLACRASDSFSQNVLSAFDRQARRLRKTGVIDRLARKWSVPVPLLRDATP; encoded by the coding sequence ATGACCCACTGCACAGCCAGTGTCCGTGCCGGATACACCCGCGCCTGCACAACCCTGCTGATTTCCGCATTGTTGACATTGCTGTTCATGGCGCTTCCCGGCCAAGCCCAAGAACCCCAAAAGCTCGTCCGCATAGCCACGCTGGACAATTACTACCCGTATTGTTTCAGAATTCCCGGTTCCCGGCCCCGGCCGACGGAGCGGCTTGAACCGGGCGCGGAATCCGACCAGTTGGCCGGGTTCAGCTGGGACATGGTCCGCACATGTCTGCACAACGAGGGCTACACGATCGAACTGCATGTCGCACCGTGGGCCAGGGTGGAGCATTACGTTCGCAACAACATGGCAGACATCATGTTTCCCTCACTGATCACTCCGGCCCGGCGCACAGCATTCGCCTTTTCCCGTGGTTCCACAGACACCGTCAACATCGTTATGTATGCAAACGCTCCCATGACACCCGTTCCCAAAACAATGGACGCGTTCGCCGGGAAAAAAATAGGCGTCATGCGGGACTGGTCGTTCGGCCCCATGTGGGAAAAAACACACACCGCCGTTCGCCATCCAGTGGATTCCATACTCCACGCATTTCAAATGCTTGCCAAAAAACGCGTTGATGCGGTCATCGGTTATGAAAAATGCTTTGACAACACTCTTTCCGAAACAGGAAACGCAAATACCTTCTGGAAATCCCCTTCCTTTGAGACCCTGCACGGCTACCTGGCCTGCAGGGCTTCCGATTCGTTCTCGCAAAACGTTCTTTCCGCATTCGACCGGCAAGCCCGACGACTCAGGAAAACAGGCGTTATCGACAGGCTCGCCCGCAAATGGTCGGTCCCCGTCCCGTTGCTGCGTGATGCGACTCCATAG
- a CDS encoding PAS domain S-box protein: MNTTPEILIVDDQKFTHVLLTKALRELQLETVSAVSGQQALDLVEQHDFCVVLMDLRMPGMDGLETARKIRKNKRTADLPIIFITAATGDGDLAMQAYRLGAVDFLYKPVSAPVLKSKVNTFVELYRRRRELQQRNEQYRDILESVAEGLITVDMDWRIVEANDSACALFGYGHSELKGKYVPEIMSDAGPSLEQSINEQLENNISFQVETQGKHRNGSLFWADFRGTILMHRGAPHILAVTQDITAKKENERELQALRAQVSQSQNPAAQAACPNDGPPPNEDTTGFPTALSTIGKGIMDALDDPACMKDTFGNFICCNQRFATLFNTTSQALAGKGSMSLHPQEMAAFIQRQDMKILNDHQPQQFTLPAYMPDGNRCNFRHSRTLIFAPSGKPAAIICLLQETEP, encoded by the coding sequence ATGAACACCACACCGGAAATACTCATCGTCGACGACCAGAAGTTCACGCATGTGCTGTTGACCAAGGCACTCAGAGAACTGCAGCTGGAGACCGTTTCCGCGGTTTCCGGACAACAGGCTCTCGACCTCGTGGAGCAACACGATTTCTGCGTTGTGCTCATGGATTTGCGCATGCCGGGCATGGACGGTCTGGAAACCGCAAGAAAAATCCGTAAAAACAAGCGAACAGCTGATCTGCCCATCATATTCATAACCGCTGCCACCGGCGACGGAGATCTGGCCATGCAGGCCTATCGGCTGGGCGCCGTGGACTTTCTCTACAAGCCGGTGTCCGCCCCCGTGCTCAAATCCAAGGTCAACACGTTCGTGGAACTGTATCGCCGCCGCCGGGAACTGCAACAACGCAACGAGCAATACCGTGATATTCTGGAATCCGTTGCCGAGGGGCTGATCACCGTGGACATGGATTGGCGCATTGTGGAAGCCAACGACTCGGCCTGCGCCCTGTTCGGGTATGGACACAGCGAGCTCAAGGGAAAATACGTCCCGGAAATCATGAGCGACGCCGGGCCGTCCCTTGAGCAGTCCATCAACGAACAACTGGAAAACAATATTTCCTTTCAGGTGGAGACACAGGGAAAACATCGCAACGGCTCGCTCTTCTGGGCTGATTTCCGGGGAACGATCCTCATGCACCGGGGGGCTCCACATATTCTGGCCGTAACGCAGGACATCACCGCCAAGAAAGAAAACGAACGGGAACTCCAGGCCCTGCGCGCACAGGTCAGTCAAAGCCAGAATCCGGCAGCGCAAGCCGCCTGTCCAAACGACGGCCCGCCGCCCAATGAAGACACAACAGGTTTTCCGACCGCACTGTCCACCATCGGCAAGGGCATCATGGATGCACTTGATGACCCGGCCTGCATGAAGGACACGTTCGGCAACTTCATCTGTTGCAACCAACGATTCGCAACGCTCTTCAACACCACAAGCCAGGCCTTGGCCGGCAAAGGCTCAATGAGCCTGCATCCCCAGGAAATGGCGGCGTTCATCCAGCGGCAGGACATGAAAATACTCAATGACCACCAACCCCAGCAATTCACGCTCCCCGCATACATGCCCGACGGCAACCGGTGCAATTTCCGGCACTCCAGAACGCTTATCTTCGCCCCTTCCGGCAAACCGGCAGCCATCATCTGTCTTTTGCAGGAGACCGAACCATGA
- a CDS encoding Hpt domain-containing protein has protein sequence MLRDISRRYFADEFELNEPDVEELIQEALTTLAKGIEKLEQCFDQGHEAAELKEIAHALKGNLLNMGLPDQAQKALDVEDELEQDRELARSHFLALKRELENF, from the coding sequence ATGCTCCGAGATATCTCCAGACGATATTTTGCCGACGAATTTGAACTCAATGAACCCGATGTGGAAGAACTCATTCAGGAAGCCCTGACCACCCTTGCCAAGGGCATTGAAAAGCTGGAACAATGTTTCGACCAGGGACATGAGGCAGCAGAACTCAAAGAAATCGCCCATGCCCTCAAAGGAAACCTTTTGAATATGGGGCTGCCGGACCAAGCGCAAAAAGCCCTTGATGTGGAAGATGAGCTGGAACAGGACAGGGAACTGGCGCGGAGTCACTTTCTCGCCCTGAAAAGGGAACTCGAAAACTTCTAG
- a CDS encoding ATP-binding protein, giving the protein MKTASASGKRTASPVGRMVLGMILLLSIFVGGGVIIVSNIVNDTATVREESLLKQTRRTGINIERKALTFADDFSNFVALTPFGPFPSRVETAPAMLAQIKRFYARHQEFIRRITIQNSDGRWISVHRTPENYYLTNRNPMPGKQLFDTDKPLLVRDRKQFHHVEPVRGVTGKIELRVIVTTSLNDLFASEVRGMYLGPESWIQLLDPGAGVIYSTARGTSTPSPTSMEKEKLISEDIEQGLEGIMEQAITGTESINAVSAYYPARIFGHTFGVVFSLSKQSVRSGIVDTALILGGVFAALLLLHSLVFATTIRQRTAATRAAQAANETKSMFLANMSHEIRTPLNTIVGMAQLLERSPDLPERYRDDMRLIMTASDNLLQIINDILDVSKVEAGLLSLNIEPVDLREMASELIEIHGVPARTKGLDLRMQFLDAPEWVQADPTRLRQVLINLLGNAVKFTNQGSVTLTLSPARGTPKPNTTMVRFEVSDTGIGIAPDKIDSIFEVFTQGDPSTERTFGGTGLGLAIANGLVMLMGGTGIQVKSHPDAGSVFWFELPMVEVAPVAKDMHTETATTSAHETSYPDTHVLVAEDTKMNRILLEKVFANLTVKGVDFVTNGQEAYQAVADAPDRYTLVLMDIQMPVMDGLAATRKIREAGLQIPVVALTAHARDEDRQRCQDAGMDDFISKPYKLEKLQTILSRYGRPSRK; this is encoded by the coding sequence GTGAAGACCGCAAGCGCATCAGGGAAACGAACAGCCTCGCCGGTAGGCCGGATGGTTCTGGGCATGATCCTGCTCCTCTCGATATTTGTTGGGGGCGGGGTCATCATCGTTTCCAACATCGTGAACGATACCGCAACCGTGCGAGAGGAAAGCCTGCTCAAGCAGACAAGACGAACCGGCATCAACATCGAACGCAAGGCCCTGACGTTTGCAGACGATTTTTCCAACTTCGTGGCCCTGACTCCCTTCGGCCCCTTTCCTTCCCGCGTGGAAACGGCGCCCGCCATGCTGGCACAGATAAAGCGCTTCTATGCACGGCACCAAGAATTCATACGGCGCATAACCATCCAAAACAGTGACGGCCGCTGGATAAGCGTGCACAGGACACCGGAAAACTACTACCTTACCAATCGAAATCCCATGCCCGGGAAACAACTTTTCGATACGGACAAGCCCCTGCTGGTCCGCGACAGAAAACAGTTCCACCACGTTGAACCCGTTCGGGGCGTCACCGGAAAAATCGAACTGCGCGTCATCGTGACAACGAGCCTGAACGACCTCTTCGCCTCGGAAGTCCGGGGCATGTACCTTGGACCAGAGAGCTGGATTCAACTCCTGGACCCCGGAGCAGGTGTCATCTATTCCACGGCACGGGGGACTTCGACCCCATCTCCGACATCCATGGAAAAGGAAAAACTGATCAGCGAAGACATCGAGCAGGGTCTTGAGGGCATCATGGAGCAGGCCATCACCGGCACCGAAAGCATCAATGCGGTGTCCGCCTACTACCCGGCCCGCATTTTCGGCCATACCTTCGGCGTCGTCTTCTCCCTGAGCAAGCAGTCGGTTCGGTCAGGCATCGTCGATACCGCTCTGATACTGGGGGGGGTTTTCGCTGCGCTGCTTCTGCTTCATTCACTGGTCTTCGCAACCACGATCCGGCAACGCACGGCCGCCACACGCGCCGCACAGGCCGCCAACGAAACCAAAAGCATGTTTCTGGCCAACATGAGCCATGAAATCCGGACGCCGCTCAACACCATCGTAGGCATGGCCCAGTTGCTGGAACGTTCACCGGACCTTCCAGAACGATACAGGGACGACATGCGGCTGATCATGACCGCCTCGGACAACCTCCTGCAAATCATCAACGACATTCTGGACGTTTCCAAGGTGGAGGCCGGATTGCTGAGCCTGAACATCGAACCCGTCGACCTGCGGGAAATGGCTTCTGAACTCATTGAAATCCATGGCGTTCCGGCTCGCACAAAAGGCTTGGACCTGCGCATGCAGTTCCTTGACGCGCCGGAATGGGTCCAAGCCGACCCCACCCGCCTGCGCCAGGTGCTCATCAACCTGCTCGGCAATGCCGTCAAGTTCACCAACCAGGGCTCGGTGACGCTGACGCTGAGCCCTGCCCGCGGCACCCCGAAACCCAACACCACCATGGTCCGTTTCGAGGTCTCGGATACGGGTATCGGCATTGCGCCGGACAAGATCGACAGCATATTCGAAGTATTCACCCAAGGGGACCCTTCCACGGAGCGGACTTTTGGGGGCACCGGATTGGGGCTGGCCATTGCCAACGGGCTGGTCATGCTCATGGGCGGCACGGGCATTCAGGTGAAAAGCCACCCGGATGCGGGCAGCGTCTTCTGGTTCGAGCTTCCCATGGTCGAGGTTGCACCTGTCGCAAAAGACATGCACACAGAGACCGCAACGACCTCTGCCCACGAAACCAGCTATCCCGACACGCACGTGCTGGTAGCCGAGGATACCAAAATGAACCGCATCCTGCTGGAAAAGGTCTTTGCAAACCTGACGGTAAAAGGCGTTGATTTCGTGACCAACGGGCAGGAGGCGTATCAGGCCGTGGCCGATGCCCCGGACCGATACACGCTGGTGCTCATGGACATACAAATGCCGGTCATGGACGGACTTGCGGCAACACGGAAAATTCGCGAAGCCGGCCTGCAGATTCCGGTTGTGGCGCTCACGGCCCATGCCCGCGACGAAGACCGGCAACGATGTCAGGATGCCGGCATGGACGACTTCATATCCAAACCCTACAAACTGGAAAAATTGCAAACCATCCTGAGCAGGTATGGACGTCCGAGCAGAAAATAA
- a CDS encoding cache domain-containing protein, translated as MRKTMVFVFALICFGVSGCQDDDRNRQVDQAHAHLRLVAAHIGEAFAPMRLDIRSLADHARQLYAAHKPAIPPAARKQYAQAPNGVFYKKTRDGKPSLFISALNPITQAAKDMGYLTECLDSALMNACSHPSVIQAYYNTRQNICRIYPPVDVLTQFDPHTDIPGFAFYYEADIIHNPGKGPVWLAHPYVDPAGRGWIVSLICPVYAHDRLQGVVGLDIAVATMAKTFPTLQDKSVLMIDDAGGIITGNEAMTSLLSMPPVTKEKYLRSITDNTARPDGHSLLQSRSRDVRAMTEKILNHGADRASITIRGKDYTAIAARIPEPGWTIIRMMD; from the coding sequence ATGCGTAAAACCATGGTTTTCGTTTTTGCCCTGATCTGTTTCGGCGTATCCGGCTGTCAGGACGATGACCGAAACCGCCAGGTGGACCAGGCTCACGCGCATCTTCGCCTCGTTGCCGCACACATCGGCGAGGCTTTTGCTCCCATGCGTCTGGACATCCGCAGTCTGGCAGATCACGCCCGGCAATTGTATGCGGCCCACAAGCCGGCAATCCCCCCTGCAGCCAGGAAACAGTACGCCCAGGCGCCCAACGGCGTGTTCTACAAGAAAACACGGGACGGGAAGCCTTCGCTCTTCATTTCCGCACTGAATCCGATAACGCAGGCAGCCAAGGACATGGGCTACCTCACCGAATGCCTTGACTCGGCCCTGATGAACGCATGCAGCCATCCCAGCGTGATACAGGCGTATTACAACACCAGACAGAACATTTGCAGAATATACCCACCTGTGGACGTGTTGACGCAGTTCGACCCGCATACCGACATCCCCGGCTTTGCCTTCTACTACGAGGCGGACATCATCCATAATCCGGGAAAGGGCCCGGTCTGGCTGGCACATCCCTATGTGGACCCGGCCGGACGCGGCTGGATTGTCTCCCTGATATGTCCGGTCTATGCCCACGACAGGCTGCAGGGAGTTGTGGGACTGGACATAGCCGTAGCCACGATGGCCAAGACATTTCCCACCCTGCAGGACAAATCCGTGCTGATGATTGATGATGCGGGCGGCATCATCACCGGCAACGAGGCCATGACGTCGCTTCTTTCCATGCCTCCAGTAACAAAGGAAAAGTACCTCCGCTCCATCACCGACAATACTGCCAGGCCCGATGGCCATTCATTGCTCCAGAGCCGTTCACGAGATGTACGCGCCATGACCGAAAAAATACTGAACCACGGCGCAGACAGGGCGAGCATAACCATCCGGGGTAAAGATTATACCGCCATTGCAGCCAGAATCCCCGAACCGGGGTGGACTATCATCCGCATGATGGATTAA
- a CDS encoding phage regulatory CII family protein — MFGKSVTKVVQDCILDSGIQAKVVAEMINKPYSTLMREINPFDSSAKLGAETLLDIMKVTKDTRPLKFMAAEMGYSLEALKNDTSQDYHNSYSERFDAVEAG, encoded by the coding sequence GTGTTTGGAAAGAGCGTTACCAAAGTTGTGCAGGACTGCATCCTCGACAGTGGAATTCAGGCAAAGGTCGTTGCCGAAATGATCAACAAGCCGTACTCCACGCTCATGCGTGAAATCAATCCTTTCGATTCCAGCGCCAAGCTCGGGGCCGAGACCCTGCTGGACATCATGAAAGTCACCAAGGACACTCGTCCGCTCAAATTCATGGCGGCGGAAATGGGCTACTCTCTCGAGGCCCTCAAAAACGACACGTCGCAGGATTATCACAACAGTTACTCCGAACGCTTTGACGCTGTCGAAGCGGGCTGA
- a CDS encoding TetR/AcrR family transcriptional regulator, translating to MTKKDAILVAAQEAFGQLGYSGTTMKDVSKRANVSFGLVSHYFGNKHDLFLAAGFDMVDRLIKTLRQATAKEKCGLDAARAYMVSYYEFTIKHRETFPVLLRCSPFSHIEPGVNATKVAERFQDIIDAIREAVARGVEDGSIRDLPVEETALIIYGNIIGAVRTKLLTPYDTERIYAETIRHVMRSLECGSSPQDGNGVPGNL from the coding sequence ATGACCAAAAAAGACGCGATACTTGTGGCAGCACAGGAAGCCTTCGGCCAGCTGGGATATTCCGGCACGACCATGAAGGACGTTTCCAAGCGGGCCAACGTGTCTTTCGGCCTTGTCTCCCATTATTTTGGCAACAAACACGACCTGTTTCTTGCCGCTGGATTCGACATGGTGGACCGGCTGATCAAAACGCTGCGCCAGGCCACGGCAAAAGAGAAATGTGGACTGGACGCCGCTCGAGCGTACATGGTCTCATATTACGAATTTACCATTAAGCATAGGGAAACTTTTCCCGTTTTGCTCCGCTGTTCACCGTTCAGCCATATAGAGCCGGGCGTGAACGCGACAAAAGTGGCCGAACGCTTTCAGGACATTATCGATGCCATACGGGAAGCCGTTGCTCGCGGAGTCGAGGACGGTTCGATCAGGGACCTTCCCGTAGAAGAAACCGCCCTGATTATTTATGGCAATATCATCGGTGCCGTAAGGACCAAGCTCCTCACACCTTACGACACAGAGAGGATATATGCCGAAACCATCAGGCACGTCATGCGCAGCCTTGAGTGTGGCTCCTCCCCACAAGACGGCAACGGCGTTCCTGGTAACCTGTAG
- a CDS encoding cytochrome c family protein, whose protein sequence is MKGLISWGASIWLLLVPCIAAGADGGQFVGSKTCAECHEDQYENYQKYSKKAHSWESVEIMLPDLKPDEAQKCFECHTTGHGQPGGFVSYEQTPHMADVGCETCHGPGSLHAEDGDPELIQRTPTIDQCRTCHSEERVGDFNFKPLLFSGAH, encoded by the coding sequence ATGAAAGGGCTTATATCATGGGGAGCAAGCATTTGGCTGTTGCTGGTTCCCTGTATTGCTGCCGGTGCCGATGGGGGGCAATTCGTCGGCAGCAAGACGTGTGCTGAATGTCATGAAGATCAGTACGAGAATTATCAGAAATATTCCAAGAAGGCACATTCCTGGGAGAGTGTGGAGATCATGCTTCCCGACCTGAAGCCGGATGAGGCCCAGAAGTGTTTCGAGTGCCATACCACCGGCCATGGCCAGCCCGGCGGGTTCGTGAGCTATGAACAGACGCCGCACATGGCTGATGTCGGGTGTGAAACCTGCCACGGGCCGGGCAGCCTGCATGCCGAAGACGGGGATCCCGAACTTATCCAGAGAACACCGACCATCGACCAGTGCCGCACATGTCATAGTGAAGAGCGTGTGGGTGACTTCAATTTCAAACCGCTGTTGTTCAGCGGTGCGCACTAG
- a CDS encoding methyl-accepting chemotaxis protein — MDWFRKRLNVKISLLLTGIAVAVFAAITVVNSIEQHSAFSGQLEQELTRTSQLMRQAIEKPMVTGDDDGTKEQFAFLAREYKDVRLFMTNFKGNVTYSTDPSLVRKDFKDVVKVPELVKVVDAGLSDAGISTLRFSTDQGEFYARTMSVTNDPSCHHCHGASEPVLGEMIVIQDVSESISQLNTYTITGVTMSLCGMIFLLGAVLFFVRRSVLSRLLHIAKASDEVVGGNYNADFAVNGEDELWQLSQNLGGMVGELKNKLGFSDGILNGMTTPFVVTDTDYHITFVNQPMLTLLQIEGAPSDCFGKRVDEFLYEERREDMATMRCIREKKAELGLEADMNTRQGEVRHLKVDTAPLFDLDGTLIGAFTLYTDLTEIKQNEVRILEQNDKIARVAEQAVGIASSLAAAAEELSSQVDEASSGSKVQRERTQETSTAMEQMSASVIEIARNASQAAEGADTARGQALNGADEVGKAVESIHLVEQHAGELKENMAKLGDHAESIRQVMQVINDIADQTNLLALNAAIEAARAGEAGRGFAVVADEVRKLAERTQAATSEVGGAISTILDEISENIEGTETASKAVEVSTELAGRSGETLREIVALVERTADDVRSIATASEEQSATTEQINRSTDEINAIAEETARIMAGSAEAVTELARLATELDHLIQEMNA; from the coding sequence ATGGATTGGTTCAGGAAACGGCTCAATGTCAAGATTTCCCTTTTGCTCACCGGAATTGCCGTGGCTGTTTTTGCAGCCATCACCGTAGTCAACTCCATTGAGCAGCACAGCGCGTTCTCCGGTCAGCTCGAACAGGAACTGACACGCACCTCGCAGCTGATGCGACAGGCCATTGAAAAGCCCATGGTTACCGGTGACGACGACGGCACCAAGGAGCAGTTCGCCTTTCTTGCGCGTGAGTACAAGGATGTGCGCCTGTTCATGACCAACTTCAAGGGCAATGTGACCTACAGTACCGACCCCTCGTTGGTCCGCAAGGACTTCAAGGACGTGGTCAAGGTCCCCGAACTCGTGAAGGTCGTGGATGCCGGGCTGAGCGATGCTGGCATTTCCACCCTGCGTTTCAGTACGGATCAGGGCGAATTTTACGCCCGGACCATGTCCGTGACCAACGATCCGTCCTGTCACCACTGCCATGGCGCGTCCGAGCCGGTGCTCGGCGAAATGATCGTCATCCAGGACGTCAGCGAAAGCATTTCGCAGTTGAACACCTACACCATCACCGGGGTGACCATGTCGCTGTGTGGCATGATTTTTCTGCTCGGTGCGGTGCTTTTCTTCGTGCGCCGCTCGGTTCTCAGCCGGTTGCTGCATATTGCCAAGGCCAGTGACGAGGTCGTGGGTGGCAACTACAATGCCGACTTTGCCGTCAACGGCGAGGACGAACTCTGGCAGCTTTCGCAGAACCTCGGCGGCATGGTTGGCGAGCTCAAGAACAAGCTCGGTTTTTCCGACGGTATTCTCAACGGCATGACCACGCCGTTTGTGGTTACGGATACGGATTATCATATTACATTCGTGAACCAGCCCATGCTGACATTGTTGCAGATCGAGGGCGCCCCGTCCGATTGCTTCGGGAAACGCGTTGACGAGTTCCTGTATGAAGAACGCCGGGAAGACATGGCAACCATGCGCTGCATTCGTGAGAAAAAGGCCGAACTTGGGCTGGAAGCGGACATGAACACCCGACAGGGCGAAGTGCGGCATCTCAAGGTGGACACCGCACCGTTGTTCGATCTGGATGGAACCCTGATCGGCGCGTTCACTCTGTATACGGATTTGACCGAGATCAAGCAGAACGAAGTCCGCATACTGGAGCAGAATGACAAGATCGCCCGGGTTGCGGAGCAGGCCGTCGGTATTGCCTCTTCTCTGGCTGCGGCCGCCGAGGAGCTTTCATCCCAGGTGGACGAGGCCAGTTCCGGATCGAAGGTCCAGCGTGAACGCACGCAGGAGACCTCGACGGCCATGGAGCAGATGAGCGCCTCGGTCATCGAGATTGCGCGCAATGCCTCCCAGGCCGCAGAAGGCGCGGATACGGCCAGAGGGCAGGCCCTGAACGGTGCCGATGAAGTGGGCAAGGCTGTGGAATCCATTCATCTGGTTGAACAGCATGCCGGAGAACTCAAGGAAAATATGGCCAAGCTGGGCGACCATGCCGAAAGCATCCGCCAGGTCATGCAGGTCATCAACGACATTGCGGACCAGACCAATCTGCTGGCCCTGAACGCAGCCATTGAGGCGGCGCGTGCCGGTGAGGCGGGCCGCGGTTTTGCGGTCGTGGCCGACGAAGTTCGCAAACTGGCCGAGCGCACGCAGGCCGCCACCAGCGAAGTGGGCGGGGCCATCAGCACTATTCTCGACGAGATCTCGGAAAACATCGAAGGCACGGAAACCGCCTCCAAGGCCGTGGAAGTGAGCACCGAATTGGCCGGACGCTCCGGTGAGACGCTGCGGGAGATTGTGGCTCTCGTGGAACGAACGGCTGACGATGTGCGTTCCATCGCCACGGCTTCCGAGGAACAGTCCGCCACCACCGAGCAGATCAACCGCTCCACGGACGAAATCAACGCCATCGCCGAGGAGACGGCCCGCATCATGGCCGGATCTGCCGAGGCTGTCACCGAGCTGGCCCGTCTGGCCACGGAACTGGATCATCTCATTCAGGAAATGAACGCCTGA
- a CDS encoding queuosine precursor transporter: MTSLERRAHTLLVGLFVGGLVSAAVISSKIINVLGVAVPAGVLAYSITFAVSDIVGELWGPERATDMVVAGFASLVCATLICWLAVIWPSPGFWQNQPAFASVIGSTPRIVAASLLAYVVSQKHDVWLFHLLKRKTSGRALWLRNNLSTAVSQLMDSAIFVTVAFWGILPVGEIILGQWAIKLLIAALDTPVVYACVRLLRSDHPAPMAKQAA; this comes from the coding sequence ATGACATCCCTTGAACGCAGGGCGCATACCCTGCTCGTCGGCCTTTTCGTGGGCGGGCTGGTCAGCGCCGCCGTCATTTCCAGCAAAATCATCAACGTATTAGGTGTTGCCGTGCCCGCCGGTGTTCTGGCCTATTCCATCACTTTCGCGGTTTCGGACATAGTGGGCGAGCTGTGGGGACCGGAACGCGCCACGGATATGGTCGTGGCCGGGTTCGCCAGCCTCGTGTGCGCAACGCTCATCTGCTGGCTGGCGGTGATCTGGCCCTCGCCGGGCTTCTGGCAGAACCAGCCCGCGTTCGCCAGCGTGATCGGCAGCACCCCGCGCATCGTGGCGGCTTCGCTGCTGGCCTATGTGGTCAGCCAGAAACACGACGTCTGGCTCTTCCACCTGCTGAAGCGGAAAACGTCAGGCCGCGCGCTCTGGCTGCGCAACAACCTGTCCACCGCCGTTTCCCAGCTCATGGATTCGGCCATCTTCGTCACGGTGGCGTTCTGGGGCATCCTGCCCGTGGGCGAAATCATCCTCGGCCAATGGGCCATCAAGCTGCTCATTGCGGCGTTGGATACCCCGGTGGTGTATGCCTGCGTGCGCCTGCTGCGCAGTGACCACCCCGCGCCCATGGCAAAACAGGCCGCATAA
- the queF gene encoding preQ(1) synthase has translation MKRTKSQDKTDHLKTLGKGGETSYVSDGPHSGILEVFPNNYPDRPYIVSIEFPEYTSLCPKTGQPDFATIVVEYIPDQHIVESKSFKLYMGAYRNHQSFMETIANTMLDHFVEALAPHWCRVKGLFSPRGATYLHVFAEHFKEDSPMIEQVRAAVSEWKQEAGRHKS, from the coding sequence ATGAAAAGAACCAAAAGCCAGGACAAGACCGATCACCTCAAGACACTGGGCAAGGGCGGGGAGACCTCATACGTCTCGGACGGCCCGCATTCCGGCATCCTTGAGGTATTCCCCAACAACTATCCCGACCGGCCCTATATCGTGAGCATCGAGTTTCCCGAATACACTTCCCTGTGTCCCAAGACCGGGCAGCCGGATTTCGCCACCATCGTGGTGGAATACATCCCGGATCAGCACATCGTGGAATCCAAGAGTTTCAAGCTCTACATGGGTGCCTACCGCAATCACCAGTCGTTCATGGAAACCATAGCCAACACCATGCTCGACCATTTCGTGGAGGCGCTCGCCCCGCACTGGTGCCGGGTCAAGGGGTTGTTTTCACCGCGGGGCGCGACCTATCTGCATGTGTTTGCCGAGCATTTCAAGGAAGATTCTCCCATGATCGAACAGGTGCGTGCGGCCGTTTCCGAATGGAAGCAGGAAGCCGGGAGGCACAAGTCCTGA